From Nicotiana tabacum cultivar K326 chromosome 20, ASM71507v2, whole genome shotgun sequence, one genomic window encodes:
- the LOC107784753 gene encoding kinesin-like protein KIN-13A gives MGGQMQQSNAAAGTALYDHPPGNAGPAGDAGDAVMARWLQSAGLQHLATTGVDHRLLPNLLMQGYGAQSMEEKQRLFKLMRNLNLNGEFASDPYTPTAQSPGGFGASDGFYSPEFRGDFGAGLLDLHSMDDTELLTEDVISEPFEVSPFMSGVNKAFDSDNDQQQKAQPEADTAAGLSTIEKENNARENNVAKIKVVVRKRPLNRKEVARKEDDVVTVSENVFLTVHEPKLKVDLTAYVEKHEFCFDAVLDEHVTNDQVYRATVEPIIPTIFQRTKATCFAYGQTGSGKTYTMQPLPLRAAEDLVRLLHQPIYRNQKFKLWLSFFEIYGGKLFDLLGDRRKLCMREDGRQQVCIVGLQEFEVSDVQIVKEYIERGNAARSTGSTGANEESSRSHAILQLVVKKHNEVKESRRNNEGNESKGGKVVGKISFIDLAGSERGADTTDNDRQTRIEGAEINKSLLALKECIRALDNDQIHIPFRGSKLTEVLRDSFVGNSRTVMISCISPNAGSCEHTLNTLRYADRVKSLSKSGNTKKDQSAILPPTFKEMYSVPTSAVSAGARDAYEQPQESILSEASRRTGFDKQPSSVGSNLTVTGWEESGANSGGMERDRFEVKNAYGISAGQKLYSSTNLQSSDVEDKVPKVSPPRRKIYRDEKPEKLERPGNWSRKDFSSADSSSTSYRQQPTSTPTKSNGSRQNEASSPPHDENINEILEEEEALIAAHRKEIVDTMEIVSEEMKLLAEVDQPGSRIDNYVTQLSFVLSRKAASLVSLQARLARFQHRLKEQEILSRKRVPR, from the exons ATGGGCGGTCAAATGCAGCAGAGCAATGCGGCAGCAGGTACTGCTCTATACGATCATCCTCCGGGCAATGCGGGCCCCGCTGGTGATGCGGGAGATGCTGTCATGGCGCGATGGCTTCAGTCTGCTGGGTTGCAGCATTTGGCCACTACCGGTGTCGATCACCGTCTGCTTCCGAACCTACTTATGCAG GGATATGGAGCACAGTCTATGGAAGAGAAACAGAGGCTTTTCAAATTGATGAGAAACCTCAACCTGAATGGCGAATTTGCTTCTGATCCATATACTCCAACAGCCCAAAGTCCAGGAGGGTTTGGAGCATCGGATGGCTTTTATTCTCCTGAGTTCAGAGGAGACTTCGGAGCTGGGCTGTTGGATCTTCATTCCATGGATGACACTGAGCTTTTAACTGAG GATGTAATTTCAGAACCCTTCGAGGTGTCACCTTTCATGTCGGGGGTAAATAAAGCATTTGATAGTGACAACGATCAGCAGCAAAAAGCACAGCCAGAGGCGGATACTGCAGCTGGATTATCcacaattgaaaaagaaaataatgcaagagaaaacaatgtGGCGAAGATTAAAGTAGTG GTGCGTAAGAGACCTTTAAACAGGAAGGAAGTTGCTCGGAAAGAGGATGACGTTGTCACTGTATCTGAGAATGTTTTCCTCACAGTCCATGAACCCAAACTAAAG GTGGACTTGACTGCTTATGTTGAGAAGCATGAGTTCTGTTTTGACGCTGTTCTAGATGAGCATGTTACAAATGATCAG GTTTATCGAGCCACCGTGGAACCAATTATCCCAACCATCTTTCAGCGCACAAAAGCTACATGCTTCGCTTATGGCCAGACAG GGAGTGGTAAGACATACACGATGCAACCATTGCCTCTTAGAGCTGCAGAGGATCTTGTTAGATTGTTGCATCAGCCAATTTATCGTAATCAGAAGTTCAAGCTGTGGCTCAGCTTTTTTGAAATATATGGTGGAAAACTGTTCGATCTTCTTGGTGATCGGAG GAAACTTTGTATGAGGGAAGATGGGCGGCAACAAGTTTGCATTGTTGGACTCCAGGAATTTGAAGTTTCAGATGTGCAGATTGTAAAAGAGTATATTGAGAGGGGAAATGCTGCAAGAAGTACTGGATCAACTGGAGCAAATGAGGAATCATCAAGATCACATGCGATATTGCAGCTTGTTGTCAAGAAACATAATGAGGTCAAGGAATCTAGAAGAAATAATGAAGGAAATGAGTCCAAGGGTGGGAAAGTTGTCGGCAAGATTTCTTTTATTGATCTTGCTGGCAGTGAGAGAGGTGCAGACACAACTGATAATGACCGACAAACAAG GATTGAAGGAGCAGAAATTAACAAGAGTTTGTTGGCTCTTAAAGAGTGTATCCGTGCTCTCGACAATGACCAGATTCATATTCCATTCCGTGGCAGCAAACTTACTGAGGTGCTTCGTGACTCCTTTGTCGGAAACTCAAGAACTGTTATGATTTCCTGCATTTCTCCTAATGCAGGATCATGTGAACATACACTCAATACATTGAGATATGCTGACAG GGTCAAAAGTCTATCCAAAAGTGGTAACACAAAGAAAGATCAGAGTGCAATTTTACCCCCTACATTCAAGGAAATGTACTCAGTGCCAACTTCGGCTGTTTCTGCTGGAGCAAGAGATGCTTATGAGCAACCTCAAGAGTCTATACTATCAGAAGCAAGCAGAAGGACAGGTTTTGATAAACAACCCTCTAGTGTTGGTTCAAATCTTACCGTCACTGGTTGGGAGGAAAGTGGGGCAAATTCTGGTGGTATGGAGAGGGACAGGTTTGAGGTGAAGAATGCCTATGGTATTTCAGCTGGTCAAAAACTGTATTCTTCAACCAACTTGCAAAGTTCTGATGTAGAAGACAAGGTGCCGAAAGTGTCGCCACCTCGGAGGAAAATATATAGGGATGAGAAACCTGAAAAGCTAGAACGGCCAGGAAATTGGTCAAGAAAAGATTTTTCAAGTGCTGATTCATCTTCTACAAGTTATAGACAACAACCTACGAGTACCCCCACAAAAAGTAATGGATCAAGACAAAATGAAGCTTCTTCACCCCCTCATGATGAAAATATCAATGAAATACTAGAG GAAGAAGAGGCCCTAATAGCTGCCCATAGGAAAGAAATTGTAGATACAATGGAGATTGTTAGTGAA GAAATGAAACTGTTGGCAGAAGTTGATCAACCTGGAAGTCGCATTGACAATTATGTGACACAGCTAAGCTTTGTGCTATCACGCAAAGCAGCAAGTCTGGTCAGCCTTCAGGCTCGCCTTGCAAGGTTCCAGCATCGATTGAAAGAGCAGGAAATACTTAGCAGAAAGAGGGTACCGCGTTAG